From uncultured Desulfobacter sp.:
TAATGACAGATGGCTGAATGTTCCTTAAACGCCATAATAGAGTCAAAAGAGGGGTGGATAAAGGCGTCCTGCTCTTTGCGAAAATTCAAAAGTTGTTCTGCGGCTGAAATTTCAGTTTTGGACGCGTCGCTTGTGTCAAGCCAGTGAAGGAAATTGACCACGGCCCGGCCGTCTTTGACCGCTGTGTCACGGATATGGGAGATCTCAACTTCATTTTTCAGGCATTTAAACATTAGCGAAGGGTTTGACGCTTCGATGATATCCGAGCGCTTCCCTATGGCCTGGTAAATGAAATCTGAAACTCTTTCGGTATCAAGCAGTACCCTGGATTTTTTATTCAACTCCTGGATTTTTTCGTAAAAAGTGTCGTAGTCAAACAATGCAACACCGTCCGCTTCAAGGGCTGTCCCAAGTGCCGGACTGACCTTGGCAGGATCAATGAACAGATAGATTTCATCCATGTTAAATATGGCAAAAGCCAGATTCACCGGATTGGCGTGAATATCTTCGCCCCTCAGATTAAAGGTCCAGGCAATATCATCCAAAGCGGCCATCACATGGCAGTCAGCATTGTAACCTGCCATTTTTTTTCGTATGCGAGAAAATTTTTCTTTCCGGGTTTCGCCGGCATAGAAGGTATCCAACTCAAAGGCCTGGGTACGAGGCATGGGCGGCCTGTCCAGCCACAGATCGGAAAACAGGTCCATGGCGGTGTCCACAACGATGCCCTTTTGTGCAAAATCTTTTTTCAGACTGACGGCCTGGGCAGCAGAGACCATTTTGCCGTCCAGGGCAATGCGGTCATTGGCGGACAGCGTGTCGGCCAGCCATCTGTCAAATGAAGGGACATCCGTATCGCCTTGCCTGAAAAGTTCAAAGCTGTCCAACTGGGCAGCGGCCTGGATCCAATAGCGAGAATCCGTCCACAGCCCGGCGTTTGTTTTTGTTACCACAGCCGTACCGGCAGAGCCTGAAAATCCGGTCAACCATTTCAGTGCCTGCCAGTATTCGGCCAGGTATTCGCTTTGATGAGGATCTGCATTGGGAATAATCACGGCATTGACCCCGGTTTCATCCATTTTCCGGCGCAGGACGCAAATTTTTTCTTGTGTATTCAATTGTTTTATCGACTCCTTATCACATTCCAAGATAAGCTTTTTTGACCTCTTCATTGGCCAGAAGTTTTTCTCCTGTATCGCTCATGGTGATGGTGCCGGTCTCCATGACATATCCCCGGTCCGCTACTTTTAGCGCCAGGTTGGCGTTTTGTTCCACCAGGAATATGGTGGTTTTATATTCCTGATTGATTGTTT
This genomic window contains:
- a CDS encoding aminopeptidase P family protein → MNTQEKICVLRRKMDETGVNAVIIPNADPHQSEYLAEYWQALKWLTGFSGSAGTAVVTKTNAGLWTDSRYWIQAAAQLDSFELFRQGDTDVPSFDRWLADTLSANDRIALDGKMVSAAQAVSLKKDFAQKGIVVDTAMDLFSDLWLDRPPMPRTQAFELDTFYAGETRKEKFSRIRKKMAGYNADCHVMAALDDIAWTFNLRGEDIHANPVNLAFAIFNMDEIYLFIDPAKVSPALGTALEADGVALFDYDTFYEKIQELNKKSRVLLDTERVSDFIYQAIGKRSDIIEASNPSLMFKCLKNEVEISHIRDTAVKDGRAVVNFLHWLDTSDASKTEISAAEQLLNFRKEQDAFIHPSFDSIMAFKEHSAICHYSADPDTNLPLSPDAMFLTDSGGNYLTGTTDITRTVHLGAPSSQEIRDYTLVLKAHIAVATARFPATARGYQIDAMARRHLWQQGLDFGHGTGHGVGFFLCVHEGPARLSTLPVDITLKPGMLLTNEPGLYREGQYGIRLENMILVIEDRETQFGKFLKFENMTFCHFERDLVDKTMLSPREINWVNDYHQLVYDRLTPGLDVSVRQWLKEKTKAL